A genome region from Planctomycetia bacterium includes the following:
- a CDS encoding efflux RND transporter periplasmic adaptor subunit, producing MRTSIWIFGALLLATSMTTGCKKAAPPAAATKAPEVLVERPIQKVVTEYEEFTGRAAAVQTVEIRARVSGFLEKVFFTDGKDVVAGAPLFQIDDRPYRAEVDRTAAAIEQAQAKLDRLKLQEDRAKKLVDSVAIPEETFEQIKFDRAEAAGALAAAQANNRLAALNLGFTQITSPISGRISRRMVDPGNLVRADETAMTTIVSVNPMYVYFDFDERTVLRLRRLITSGQLQSTQESQLPVEIALADEDKFSLSGKINFIDNQVDPNTGTLRVRAVVDNSSQMLSAGLFLRLRVPIGNPQPALLISEESLGTDQGERFVYVVNEKDEAVYRRVHVGWLTEGRRVVEDGLEPTDRVVVNGLQRIKAGAKVVPQFAKPAASTTAQTGAADNGAKLRVAVGKTNATPAGE from the coding sequence ATGCGAACCTCGATCTGGATCTTCGGCGCGTTGCTGCTGGCAACATCAATGACGACAGGCTGCAAGAAAGCGGCCCCACCGGCGGCAGCAACGAAAGCGCCCGAGGTCCTGGTCGAGCGGCCGATTCAAAAAGTGGTGACGGAGTATGAAGAGTTCACAGGTCGGGCCGCTGCCGTACAAACGGTCGAGATCCGTGCCCGTGTCAGTGGGTTTCTGGAAAAAGTGTTCTTCACCGACGGCAAAGACGTCGTGGCCGGCGCGCCTTTGTTCCAGATCGACGACCGTCCTTATCGCGCGGAAGTCGATCGTACGGCAGCCGCCATCGAACAAGCTCAAGCGAAGCTCGACAGATTGAAGCTGCAAGAAGATCGCGCCAAGAAACTCGTCGACAGCGTCGCGATTCCCGAAGAGACGTTCGAGCAGATCAAGTTCGATCGGGCCGAAGCAGCCGGCGCACTCGCGGCCGCGCAAGCGAACAACCGTTTGGCGGCTTTGAATCTCGGCTTCACGCAAATCACCTCGCCGATCTCCGGTCGCATCAGCCGCCGGATGGTCGATCCCGGCAACTTGGTACGGGCCGATGAGACGGCGATGACGACGATCGTCTCCGTCAATCCGATGTACGTGTACTTCGACTTCGACGAGCGAACGGTTCTCCGTCTGCGCCGCTTGATTACGTCGGGCCAATTGCAATCGACGCAAGAGTCGCAACTGCCGGTCGAGATCGCGCTGGCCGATGAAGACAAGTTTTCGCTCAGCGGCAAAATCAACTTCATCGACAACCAAGTCGATCCGAATACGGGAACGCTCCGCGTGCGGGCCGTCGTCGATAACTCGAGTCAAATGCTTTCGGCCGGCCTCTTCTTACGGCTGCGGGTGCCGATCGGCAATCCGCAACCGGCGCTGTTGATCTCCGAAGAATCGCTCGGCACCGACCAAGGCGAGCGTTTCGTTTACGTGGTGAATGAGAAAGATGAAGCCGTCTACCGTCGCGTGCATGTCGGGTGGCTTACCGAAGGTCGTCGGGTCGTCGAAGACGGCCTCGAGCCGACCGACCGCGTCGTCGTCAACGGCCTGCAACGGATCAAGGCCGGCGCGAAAGTCGTGCCGCAGTTCGCGAAGCCGGCTGCAAGCACTACGGCGCAAACCGGCGCCGCCGATAACGGAGCGAAGCTGCGAGTCGCCGTGGGAAAAACGAATGCGACTCCCGCA
- a CDS encoding TetR/AcrR family transcriptional regulator has product MSSSGINPLKVSEPTTIAAVPEESSRRAERRLAIVEAAAKQFAAHGYNDCDMECVAVKAGIGKGTLYLYFPGKQELFFACVDLGMKQMQAAVRAAAETVSEPFQKIDEAIRAYLKFFDEHPEHVELLIQERAIFRDRVRPTYFEYRDANRGPWRQLYVELAAAGRLRTDIAIERILDTVGSLLYGTMFTNHFIGRTITLEEQHQAILAVTLRGISPAGR; this is encoded by the coding sequence TTGAGTAGTTCCGGCATCAATCCGCTGAAAGTTTCGGAGCCGACGACGATTGCCGCCGTGCCCGAGGAATCGAGCCGGCGTGCCGAGCGAAGGCTGGCGATCGTCGAAGCAGCGGCGAAGCAATTCGCGGCCCACGGCTACAACGACTGCGACATGGAATGCGTGGCCGTGAAGGCCGGGATCGGTAAGGGGACCCTCTATCTTTATTTTCCGGGCAAGCAGGAGCTTTTCTTCGCCTGCGTCGACTTGGGAATGAAGCAGATGCAGGCCGCCGTGCGGGCGGCGGCGGAAACGGTTAGCGAGCCGTTTCAAAAGATCGACGAAGCCATCCGGGCCTATCTTAAATTCTTCGACGAACATCCGGAGCATGTCGAACTGCTGATTCAAGAACGGGCCATCTTCCGCGATCGGGTTCGGCCGACCTACTTCGAATATCGAGATGCCAACCGCGGCCCTTGGCGGCAATTGTATGTCGAACTTGCGGCTGCCGGACGTCTGCGAACCGATATCGCGATCGAGCGGATCCTCGACACGGTCGGAAGTTTGCTCTACGGTACGATGTTTACCAACCACTTCATCGGCCGAACCATTACGCTCGAAGAGCAACATCAAGCGATCCTCGCCGTGACTTTGCGCGGAATCTCTCCGGCAGGTCGCTAA
- a CDS encoding 3'-5' exonuclease, with the protein MVPPSVRYFVFDTESVADGALVSKLRFPGEGLTPKQAVDRYREELMAKHDSDFIPYTFQMPTAVAVAKVAADFRLIDLVALDEPHYRPHVLTEHFWRGWEKYGRPTLVSFNGRTFDVPLMELAAFRFGLPIPTWFALQSKSFDQPRNRFNIEAHIDLQELLTNFGTSRFTGGLNLASNLLGKPGKMDVQGDMVQDMFEAGRLKEINDYCRCDVLDTYFVFLRSRVLVGQLTLDEEQGLVAETKTWLLKKTSDYPIYEDYTKRWGDWKNPWRAS; encoded by the coding sequence ATCGTGCCCCCGAGCGTGCGCTACTTCGTGTTCGATACGGAAAGCGTCGCCGATGGCGCGCTGGTATCGAAGCTTCGTTTTCCCGGCGAAGGATTGACGCCGAAACAAGCGGTCGATCGCTATCGTGAAGAGCTGATGGCGAAGCACGATAGCGACTTCATTCCGTACACGTTTCAAATGCCGACGGCGGTAGCGGTTGCGAAAGTGGCGGCGGATTTTCGCCTGATCGACTTAGTCGCGCTCGACGAGCCCCACTATCGCCCTCACGTCCTCACCGAACATTTTTGGCGCGGTTGGGAGAAATACGGCCGACCGACTCTCGTGAGCTTCAATGGTCGGACGTTCGATGTGCCGTTGATGGAACTAGCCGCGTTTCGTTTCGGGCTGCCTATCCCGACTTGGTTTGCGCTCCAGTCGAAAAGCTTCGATCAACCGCGCAATCGATTCAATATCGAAGCGCATATCGATCTGCAAGAATTGCTGACCAATTTCGGCACGTCGCGCTTCACCGGCGGCTTGAACCTCGCTTCCAACTTGCTCGGAAAGCCCGGCAAGATGGACGTGCAAGGAGACATGGTGCAAGACATGTTCGAAGCGGGCCGCTTGAAAGAGATCAACGACTACTGCCGTTGCGACGTTCTCGATACTTATTTCGTCTTCTTGCGCTCGCGCGTCTTGGTCGGCCAATTGACCCTCGACGAAGAGCAAGGACTCGTCGCCGAAACGAAAACGTGGCTCCTCAAAAAGACGTCGGACTACCCGATCTACGAGGACTACACGAAGCGCTGGGGAGATTGGAAGAATCCTTGGCGGGCGTCGTAA
- a CDS encoding helix-turn-helix domain-containing protein: MPSERNVPIVVERRGVLSENLSRWMENAKLSPREVAERTGLEETIVCDVLRGEIPRPLLGVLDRLARGLKVDRDTLLSTAVPASRRSFDRRTNPIVAEVIAAHPRLFDDWAPADYDELYSRFGTGGELTYVGVLACARAMNRRRELCAKLALLLETDHAEGIVRTIEQAYELNSASVF, from the coding sequence GTGCCGAGCGAACGAAACGTGCCGATCGTGGTCGAAAGACGCGGTGTTTTGTCGGAGAATTTGAGCCGCTGGATGGAGAATGCCAAGCTCTCGCCGCGTGAGGTTGCGGAGCGGACCGGTCTTGAGGAAACGATCGTTTGCGATGTTCTACGAGGGGAGATTCCGCGCCCCTTGCTCGGGGTTCTCGATCGTTTGGCGCGAGGCCTGAAAGTCGATCGCGATACTTTGCTGTCGACGGCGGTTCCGGCATCGCGACGCTCGTTCGACCGACGCACCAACCCGATCGTGGCGGAAGTGATCGCGGCGCATCCGCGCCTGTTCGACGATTGGGCGCCGGCCGATTACGACGAGTTGTATAGCCGCTTCGGGACCGGCGGCGAGTTGACTTACGTCGGGGTACTGGCTTGTGCCCGAGCGATGAACCGCCGCCGCGAGCTTTGCGCAAAGCTCGCCTTGTTGCTCGAGACCGATCATGCGGAAGGAATCGTACGCACGATCGAGCAAGCGTACGAGCTTAACTCCGCGTCGGTTTTTTGA